Proteins found in one uncultured Methanobrevibacter sp. genomic segment:
- a CDS encoding TfoX/Sxy family protein, translated as MPSSEQYLEYVLEQLSDLDEISYRAMMGEYIIYYRAKIIGGIYDDRFLVKPVKSAMSMMPDARMELPYEGAKEMILVDDLENKVFLSELFEAMYDELPAPRKRK; from the coding sequence ATGCCGTCAAGTGAGCAATATCTGGAATATGTGCTGGAGCAGTTATCTGATTTGGATGAAATATCATATAGGGCAATGATGGGTGAGTACATCATATATTATCGCGCAAAGATTATCGGAGGCATCTATGATGACCGATTTCTTGTCAAGCCTGTAAAATCGGCAATGTCAATGATGCCTGATGCCCGTATGGAACTTCCCTATGAAGGTGCAAAGGAAATGATTCTGGTTGATGACCTGGAAAATAAGGTATTTCTAAGTGAACTTTTTGAGGCAATGTATGATGAGCTTCCGGCTCCGAGAAAAAGAAAATGA
- the budA gene encoding acetolactate decarboxylase, whose amino-acid sequence MNKKIVFALVIMGLLAISAANAQNSLILNNNNDDSMYQVSLLQAFMHGEYDGVVKVGDLKKHGDIGLGTFEGVNGEMIVLDGVVYQAAADGSINVMKDDEKIPFATVTKFDEDGNITNITASNFDDLTGQLNKTIEEYGTNNMYIIKIKGDFSNITVRSVEKQEKPYKEFTDVAAVDQKVFNHTDQTGTLVAVYFPEYMNELNMHGWHLHFLSDDKTKGGHVLGFNGLKGSAQIDEIHEFNMILPTDDTFKTMNFTEDMSNKISSVE is encoded by the coding sequence ATGAATAAAAAGATAGTTTTTGCTTTAGTAATAATGGGTTTGCTTGCAATCTCCGCTGCAAATGCTCAAAACTCATTGATTCTAAACAACAATAATGACGATTCAATGTATCAGGTCTCTTTATTGCAGGCTTTTATGCATGGAGAATATGATGGAGTAGTCAAAGTAGGAGATTTGAAAAAGCATGGAGACATTGGTCTTGGAACATTTGAAGGAGTAAACGGTGAGATGATAGTTCTGGACGGTGTTGTCTATCAGGCAGCTGCTGACGGAAGCATCAATGTCATGAAAGATGATGAAAAAATACCATTCGCTACAGTCACCAAATTCGATGAAGACGGAAATATAACCAACATAACCGCCAGCAACTTTGACGATTTGACCGGTCAATTAAATAAGACAATTGAAGAATACGGTACAAACAACATGTATATAATCAAAATCAAAGGTGACTTTTCAAACATTACAGTCAGAAGCGTTGAAAAACAGGAAAAACCATATAAGGAATTCACCGATGTTGCAGCAGTAGACCAAAAGGTATTCAACCATACTGATCAGACCGGAACACTTGTTGCAGTATACTTCCCAGAGTACATGAACGAATTGAACATGCACGGCTGGCATCTTCATTTCCTGTCTGATGACAAGACAAAAGGAGGTCACGTTTTAGGATTCAATGGCCTTAAAGGATCCGCTCAAATTGATGAAATCCATGAATTCAACATGATACTTCCAACAGATGATACATTTAAAACAATGAATTTCACCGAAGACATGTCCAATAAAATCAGCAGTGTAGAATAA
- a CDS encoding HEAT repeat domain-containing protein, with amino-acid sequence MDDNVILKELRDLTKDRHSWKANIDYVADKLDNAYSNAVRAKVLWLLGEMGLMYPEKIEGYVADIVSYMDSDDSKLRERSVNAIGRIGRADKNLIIHHLDKLMDMRLDESENVRHAFVWACENIASTAPELFCKKMDIFYEMIFDSGQKVRIEAPEMFRVIGKQKPDCVTPYLEKLEWIAQNDDNRIVRIHSAGAVRITNKALLK; translated from the coding sequence ATGGATGATAATGTTATTCTAAAAGAATTGCGAGATTTGACAAAGGACAGACATAGCTGGAAGGCAAATATTGATTATGTCGCAGACAAACTGGATAATGCTTATTCAAATGCTGTCAGGGCAAAGGTATTATGGCTTTTGGGAGAGATGGGGCTGATGTATCCTGAAAAAATTGAAGGATATGTTGCTGACATTGTAAGCTACATGGACAGTGACGATTCAAAATTGAGGGAAAGATCAGTCAATGCAATTGGAAGAATAGGTAGGGCAGATAAGAATCTGATAATTCATCATCTAGACAAACTGATGGATATGAGGTTGGATGAGTCTGAAAACGTCAGGCACGCATTTGTCTGGGCTTGTGAAAACATAGCCTCAACTGCTCCAGAGCTCTTTTGTAAAAAAATGGATATTTTTTATGAAATGATTTTTGATTCCGGACAGAAAGTTAGGATAGAGGCACCTGAAATGTTTAGGGTGATTGGAAAACAAAAACCTGATTGTGTAACACCTTACCTTGAAAAACTGGAATGGATAGCGCAAAATGATGATAACAGAATAGTTCGCATCCATAGTGCCGGTGCTGTTAGAATTACAAATAAAGCATTATTGAAATAA